One stretch of Pararhizobium qamdonense DNA includes these proteins:
- a CDS encoding helix-turn-helix domain-containing protein has protein sequence MAKSEPHQIDIHVGNRLRSRRLVLGLSQEKLGDRLGITFQQIQKYEKGTNRVSASKLQVAALVLNVPIGYFFEDHEPTAPDGLAQEVDEMGAFLVSRDGVMLNRAFTSIKSKQVRQSIITLTKALANADDPVSRAADAEHIAPSISG, from the coding sequence TTGGCGAAGAGCGAACCTCATCAAATCGATATTCATGTCGGCAACCGGCTGAGGTCGCGACGGCTGGTTTTGGGACTGAGCCAGGAAAAACTGGGCGACCGCCTCGGCATCACTTTTCAGCAAATCCAGAAATACGAGAAGGGCACAAACCGCGTCAGTGCGAGCAAACTCCAGGTTGCAGCCCTGGTACTCAATGTCCCCATTGGCTACTTCTTCGAGGATCACGAACCCACGGCCCCGGACGGATTGGCCCAGGAAGTCGATGAGATGGGGGCATTCCTCGTTTCGCGCGATGGCGTCATGCTCAACCGCGCCTTCACCTCGATCAAGAGCAAGCAGGTTCGCCAATCCATCATCACCTTGACCAAGGCGCTGGCAAACGCGGATGATCCCGTCTCGCGGGCGGCCGATGCGGAACATATCGCACCCTCCATTTCCGGGTGA
- a CDS encoding YcaO-like family protein: MTPDDQGWSDRVCTPAETYERVSPLLPGFGITRVARHTGLDRIGVPVWCAYTPNAKSIVVAQGKGLTDDEARTSAVMEALERAVAGNPYGNRLQASAHSLEHAGKRFDTLVCLIAAGRSPAPRDEVITWIAGTDLISGEMIHVPLDAVTLDRTLTDCRYWQSSDGLASGNTMEEALFHGLNERIERDAYVLWQVSSAASRQSSSVDPKSLELPELSSLVAQIEAAGFVLRLFDMTSDIGVPSFNALIAPLDVLSTRRPRFVDVNYGAGTHPLAAKAMLRAITEAVQSRMTFISGARDDIYPPVYDRPLPEETRDLLRVEPRARPKPSMQGAKPSPSGSSNGILDILKRLELGPIIAVPLSDPAWPFAVAKVLAPRLENPEGQRAQRFGQRALIKGSFG; encoded by the coding sequence TTGACGCCGGATGACCAAGGATGGAGCGACAGGGTCTGCACCCCGGCCGAAACCTATGAACGGGTGTCGCCTCTCCTTCCCGGCTTCGGCATCACCCGCGTCGCCCGCCATACGGGCCTTGATCGTATAGGCGTTCCGGTCTGGTGCGCCTATACGCCGAACGCCAAATCCATTGTCGTTGCGCAAGGCAAGGGGCTGACCGACGACGAGGCCCGCACATCCGCCGTCATGGAAGCCCTGGAGCGCGCCGTTGCCGGCAATCCATACGGAAATAGACTTCAAGCATCGGCACATTCGCTGGAACATGCCGGAAAGCGGTTCGATACGCTCGTATGCCTGATTGCAGCCGGCCGGTCGCCAGCGCCCCGCGACGAAGTCATCACATGGATTGCAGGTACGGACCTGATCTCGGGAGAGATGATCCATGTACCGCTCGATGCCGTCACCCTCGACCGGACACTGACCGATTGCCGTTACTGGCAATCATCCGATGGCCTGGCCTCGGGAAACACGATGGAAGAGGCGCTTTTTCACGGATTGAACGAACGTATCGAGCGTGATGCCTATGTCCTCTGGCAGGTATCGAGCGCTGCATCGCGTCAATCGTCCTCTGTGGACCCGAAGTCACTAGAGCTGCCCGAACTCTCATCGTTGGTTGCGCAAATTGAGGCTGCGGGATTTGTGCTGCGATTGTTCGACATGACGAGCGATATTGGCGTCCCGTCCTTCAACGCGCTGATTGCGCCTCTCGACGTGCTCTCCACCCGCCGCCCGCGTTTCGTCGATGTGAATTATGGAGCGGGCACCCATCCCTTGGCGGCCAAAGCCATGCTCCGCGCGATCACCGAGGCGGTGCAGTCGCGCATGACATTCATCAGCGGCGCCCGCGACGATATCTATCCACCGGTCTATGACCGGCCTTTGCCGGAGGAAACCCGCGACCTGTTGAGAGTGGAGCCCCGCGCTCGACCCAAACCCTCGATGCAAGGCGCAAAGCCCAGTCCATCCGGTAGCAGCAACGGCATTCTCGACATTTTGAAGCGGCTGGAGCTCGGGCCGATCATCGCCGTCCCACTCAGCGACCCCGCATGGCCCTTCGCCGTGGCAAAGGTCCTTGCGCCACGGCTGGAAAATCCGGAAGGACAGCGCGCCCAAAGATTTGGTCAGCGGGCGCTCATCAAGGGGTCGTTCGGATGA
- a CDS encoding TfuA-like protein, with amino-acid sequence MKVLFVGPTLPDATDHATGIAIRGPAVQGDIFRAVEEGATVIGIVDGGFEYTAPVWHKEILYALNAGARVLGAASMGALRAAECHSFGMIGIGRIFEEYRDGNRVDDSDVAQIHGPAALGWIPLSEPLVNITATLDRLLHKQLVSLTEARHLEAVARAIFFKERTWRSIIARALIPNEERRSTIPVAVQAHSVNLKRADAIALVETMSRLDAKRSTSAPAWTFERTTLWNEMQKYHCAANTSGHPS; translated from the coding sequence ATGAAGGTGCTTTTTGTTGGGCCGACACTTCCTGATGCCACCGACCATGCCACCGGTATCGCCATCCGGGGGCCGGCTGTTCAGGGCGATATTTTTCGCGCGGTGGAAGAAGGGGCCACCGTGATCGGCATTGTCGATGGCGGCTTCGAATATACCGCGCCGGTCTGGCATAAGGAAATACTCTACGCTCTGAATGCGGGAGCGCGTGTTCTCGGGGCGGCCAGCATGGGGGCGCTGCGCGCTGCGGAATGCCACTCTTTCGGCATGATCGGCATCGGGCGCATTTTCGAGGAATATCGCGACGGCAACCGTGTCGATGATTCCGATGTAGCGCAGATCCACGGACCAGCAGCCCTCGGCTGGATCCCGCTCAGCGAGCCGCTGGTCAATATCACCGCCACGCTTGACCGCCTGCTGCACAAACAACTCGTCTCACTAACGGAGGCCAGGCATCTTGAAGCTGTCGCTCGCGCAATCTTTTTCAAGGAGCGGACCTGGCGCTCAATCATCGCGCGTGCACTCATCCCGAATGAGGAAAGAAGGAGTACAATCCCGGTTGCAGTCCAGGCACATTCCGTCAACCTGAAGCGTGCAGATGCCATCGCCCTTGTCGAAACGATGTCACGGCTTGACGCAAAGCGATCAACATCAGCGCCCGCCTGGACGTTCGAGCGCACAACTCTCTGGAATGAAATGCAGAAATACCATTGTGCGGCGAACACATCCGGCCATCCATCTTAA
- a CDS encoding CHASE2 domain-containing protein codes for MSKPAKKRLPAENRTPASTPARRIRRRRLGLAALIALVISALALASFTSPFLLAELRSFDYLSTLSPPPLPEDGPVIVAIDEPSMAEIGSQWPWPRALHARLIEALRTAGAKAIGIDVIFAEPSAAPENDIILADVLGPDVILAGDETLIETPQADQYVRTEPLAEFIARGARTGIASVQLSGDGTLRQVPGYADGFAAELAGISGRPKQPVPNAALLQVFGPARTYPTVSYYQALDPGQFLPDGFFRDRVVIVGLSLQNAPTLKAGGADSFATPFTVKSNRLVAGVEIQATIFDNITHGLFITKAGQPALVAAIALGALLAGAVVFRATGWPAALVSLAVLALFAAASTALLRLGHVFISPIGPALAYFFVAAGQTALDYATERRSRRDITRAFSRYLSPALVARLADDPSQLKLGGERRTLTILFCDIRGFTTISEALKDDPEQLTTLINRLLTPLSDIVLESGGTIDKYIGDCLMAFWNAPLDDPRHASHAVSAALKMLDAIDDLNAELQREAAEAGIEARVLKIGIGINTGDCVVGNMGSARRFDYSVLGDAVNLASRLEGESKNYGVPLLLGEQTAALSAADFTIAELDSITVKGRTALSPVFTVLPATEAGPLESHRQLISAKYAGRLNSGDEAFAHLEHAIPHLAGYYHLLRSRLS; via the coding sequence ATGAGCAAACCGGCGAAAAAGCGTCTTCCGGCTGAAAACCGTACCCCGGCCAGTACGCCCGCCCGCCGCATCCGGCGCCGCCGACTGGGCCTTGCCGCGCTCATCGCATTGGTCATCTCAGCCCTCGCGCTTGCCTCCTTCACATCCCCTTTCCTACTCGCCGAACTGCGCAGCTTCGACTACCTCTCCACCCTATCCCCGCCCCCGCTTCCCGAAGACGGCCCGGTCATTGTCGCGATCGACGAGCCCTCGATGGCCGAGATCGGCAGTCAATGGCCATGGCCGCGCGCGCTGCATGCCCGATTGATCGAGGCGCTGCGCACCGCCGGGGCAAAAGCCATCGGCATCGACGTCATCTTTGCGGAGCCTTCCGCAGCGCCGGAAAACGATATTATCCTTGCAGATGTGCTGGGTCCCGACGTCATCCTCGCCGGCGACGAGACGCTGATCGAGACGCCACAGGCGGACCAATATGTGCGCACAGAACCGTTGGCGGAATTTATCGCGCGCGGTGCGAGAACAGGAATTGCCTCGGTTCAGCTCAGTGGCGACGGCACTTTGCGGCAGGTGCCTGGCTATGCCGATGGTTTTGCCGCTGAGCTCGCCGGAATTTCCGGCCGGCCGAAACAGCCGGTACCCAATGCCGCCCTCCTGCAGGTCTTCGGTCCGGCGCGAACCTATCCGACGGTGTCCTATTATCAGGCGCTCGATCCCGGCCAATTCCTGCCGGACGGCTTTTTCCGCGACCGCGTCGTCATTGTCGGTCTCAGCCTGCAGAACGCACCGACGCTCAAGGCCGGCGGTGCCGATTCATTTGCCACGCCGTTTACCGTGAAATCCAACCGTCTGGTGGCGGGCGTGGAAATCCAGGCGACGATCTTTGACAATATCACCCATGGGCTGTTCATCACCAAGGCGGGTCAGCCAGCGCTGGTTGCCGCCATTGCACTCGGCGCCTTGCTGGCTGGAGCGGTGGTTTTCCGCGCAACGGGGTGGCCGGCAGCCCTTGTCAGTCTTGCCGTGCTTGCCCTCTTTGCCGCCGCAAGCACGGCGCTGTTGCGTCTTGGCCATGTCTTCATCTCGCCGATCGGCCCGGCGCTTGCCTATTTTTTCGTTGCCGCCGGGCAGACGGCACTCGACTATGCCACCGAGCGCCGCAGCCGCCGCGATATCACCCGGGCATTTTCACGCTACCTGTCGCCGGCGCTGGTCGCGCGTCTGGCCGATGATCCCTCGCAGCTGAAGCTGGGCGGCGAACGGCGGACATTGACCATCCTGTTTTGCGACATTCGCGGCTTCACCACCATTTCCGAGGCGTTGAAGGACGATCCCGAACAGCTGACCACACTGATCAACCGGCTGTTGACGCCGCTATCCGATATCGTTTTGGAAAGTGGCGGCACGATCGACAAATATATCGGCGATTGCCTGATGGCCTTCTGGAACGCACCGCTCGACGACCCCCGTCATGCAAGCCACGCGGTCAGTGCGGCCCTCAAAATGCTCGATGCGATCGACGATCTGAACGCGGAGCTGCAACGGGAGGCAGCGGAAGCGGGTATCGAGGCACGCGTATTGAAGATCGGCATTGGCATCAATACCGGCGACTGCGTGGTCGGCAATATGGGATCTGCGCGCCGGTTCGACTATTCCGTGCTTGGCGACGCCGTCAATCTTGCCTCACGGCTGGAAGGAGAATCAAAGAATTACGGCGTGCCGCTTCTTCTGGGCGAACAGACGGCGGCACTGAGCGCTGCGGATTTCACCATCGCCGAACTCGACAGCATCACCGTCAAGGGCCGCACCGCCTTATCGCCTGTCTTCACCGTGCTTCCAGCGACCGAGGCTGGGCCACTAGAAAGCCACCGGCAGCTGATTTCGGCCAAATATGCCGGCCGTTTGAACAGCGGCGACGAAGCTTTTGCCCACCTGGAACATGCGATTCCCCACCTTGCCGGCTACTATCATCTGCTCCGCTCGCGCCTGTCCTGA